Proteins encoded in a region of the Streptomyces sp. NBC_00310 genome:
- a CDS encoding 2Fe-2S iron-sulfur cluster-binding protein: MTVIPLGVPRRLLEFTIDGAPVRAPEGSTILDACRAAGKDVPTLCQGDTLAPKNACRVCVVEVEGARTLVPACSREAEPGMEVRTDTERARHSRKVVLELLASSVDLSTTPRVAGWIKEYEAKPDRFGPDAARLNEEPRVDNELYVRDYDKCILCYKCVDACGNQWQNTFAISVAGRGFDARIAVEHDAPLTDSACVYCGNCIEVCPTGALSFKSEFDMRAAGTWDESAQTETTTVCAYCGVGCNLTLHVQDNEIVKVTSPHDNPVTHGNLCIKGRFGYQHVQNRD, from the coding sequence ATGACCGTGATCCCGCTGGGAGTGCCGCGTCGCCTCCTGGAGTTCACCATCGACGGGGCGCCGGTGCGCGCCCCCGAGGGCTCGACGATCCTCGACGCCTGCCGGGCGGCGGGCAAGGACGTCCCCACCCTCTGCCAGGGCGACACGCTCGCCCCGAAGAACGCCTGCCGGGTCTGTGTCGTCGAGGTCGAGGGGGCCAGGACCCTCGTCCCGGCCTGCTCCCGCGAGGCCGAGCCCGGCATGGAGGTACGGACCGACACCGAGCGCGCCCGGCACAGCCGCAAGGTCGTCCTCGAACTCCTCGCCTCCTCGGTCGACCTCTCGACGACCCCGCGGGTCGCCGGGTGGATCAAGGAGTACGAGGCGAAGCCGGACCGCTTCGGCCCGGACGCGGCCCGGCTGAACGAGGAACCCAGGGTCGACAACGAGCTGTACGTGCGGGACTACGACAAGTGCATCCTGTGTTACAAGTGCGTGGACGCCTGCGGGAACCAGTGGCAGAACACGTTCGCGATCTCGGTCGCCGGGCGGGGCTTCGACGCCCGGATCGCCGTGGAACACGACGCTCCCCTGACCGATTCGGCGTGTGTGTACTGCGGGAACTGCATCGAGGTCTGCCCGACGGGCGCGCTGTCCTTCAAGTCGGAGTTCGACATGCGGGCGGCGGGCACCTGGGACGAGTCGGCGCAGACGGAGACGACCACGGTGTGCGCGTACTGCGGTGTGGGCTGCAACCTCACACTCCATGTGCAGGACAATGAGATCGTGAAGGTCACCTCGCCGCACGACAACCCGGTGACCCACGGCAACCTCTGCATCAAGGGCCGCTTCGGCTACCAGCACGTACAGAACCGGGACTGA